AGGAGCTTTTAATGCGCTTTTAAAGACGCTAGAAGAACCAACTCAAAATGTTGTCTTTATCTTGGCGACTACCGAATTGCACAAGATTCCAGCAACTATTTTATCGCGTGTCCAACGTTTTGAGTTTAAATCGATTAGAACTCAAGATATCACGGCACATATTCATCATATTTTAGAAAAAGAAAATATCAGTTCTGAACCAGAGGCTGTGGAAATCATTGCTAGACGGGCTGAAGGTGGAATGCGGGATGCCTTGTCTATTCTGGACCAAGCCTTGAGTTTGACACAGGGAAATGAGCTCACGACTGCTATCTCTGAGGAGATTACAGGCACCATTAGTCTATCAGCACTAGATGACTATGTAGCCGCCTTGTCTCAGCAGGATGTTTCAAAAGCGCTTGATTCTTTGAATCTTTTGTTTGAAAATGGCAAGAGCATGACTCGTTTTGTGACGGATCTCTTGCAGTATTTGCGTGATCTACTAGTTGTTCAGACAGGTGGCGAAAATACTCATCATAGTCCAGTTTTTATGGACAATCTAGCTCTTTCTCAGGAAAGTCTCTTTGAAATGATTCGAATAGCAACTGTGAGCTTGCCAGATATGAAAGCTAGTCTACAACCTAAGATTTATGCTGAGATGATGACCATTCGTTTAGCGGAGATTAAGCCTGAACCAATGCTTTCAGAAGCTGTCGAAAGTGAAATTTCTGCACTGAGACAGGAAGTCGCTCGTCTTAAACAAGAACTTGCCAATGTTGGAACTGCTCCTAAACAAGTGGCGCCAGTCCCTAGCCGTCCAGCAACTTCCAAGACTGTCTATCGAGTAGACCGTAATAAAGTTCAGGCTATCCTACAAGAAGCTGTTGAAAATCCTGAATTGGCACGGCAAAACTTGATTCGCCTCCAGAATGCATGGGGAGAAGTAATCGAAAGCTTAGCTGGTCCTGATAAGGCTCTGCTTGTTGGTTCTCAACCAGTTGCAGCCAACGAACACCATGCTATTTTAGCTTTTGAATCTAATTTCAATGCTGGACAAACCATGAAACGGGACAACCTCAATACCATGTTTGGCAATATTCTTAGCCAAGCGGCTGGATTTTCACCTGAAATCCTGGCAATTTCCCTAGAGGAATGGAAAGAGGTTCGTGCAGCATTTTCAGCTAAAAACAAGTCTTCTCAAGCAGATCAAGAGGTAGAAGAAGAAAGTCTAATTCCAGAGGGATTCGAATTTCTGGCTGATAAAGTCATGGTCGAAGAAGACTAAAAGTGGATTTCATGGTACAATAATCCTATGACTAGACAACAATTTATCGTGATAGCACTATTTACCGCTGCTGAGACTTATTTTTTCAATGAAGCTTGGATGACTGGTCGCTATTTCATGGCAGCCTTTTGGGCCATTCTACTTTTTCGAAATTTTAGGTTAAGTTATGTAATGGGGAAAATAGTAGATGCCATTGATCAGCACCTAAACCGCAAGGATTAGTCACTAGCTTCTAAACAAAATCAAAGCCTTTTAGGCTTTTTTTTGTTATACTAGTAGAGTATATTTATGGACCTTTTCTTGTATTTTTTAGAGAAATGTAAGTGATTTCTCTAATGATAAAGGAAGTAGGCCAGAAAAAGAAAGGAACTATCATGTCAGTATTAGAGATCAAAGATCTTCACGTTGAGATTGAAGGAAAAGAAATTTTGAAAGGAGTCAATCTGACTCTGAAAACAGGAGAAATCGCAGCTATCATGGGACCAAATGGTACTGGTAAATCGACTCTTTCTGCCGCTATCATGGGGAACCCTAACTATGAAGTTACCAAAGGTGAGGTCTTGTTTGATGGCGTAAATATTCTTGAGTTGGAAGTGGACGAGCGTGCGCGTATGGGACTTTTCCTGGCTATGCAATACCCATCTGAAATTCCAGGAATTACCAACGCTGAATTTCTTCGTGCAGCTATGAATGCTGGTAAAGAAGATGATGAAAAGATTTCAGTTCGTGAGTTTATCACTAAACTAGACGAGAAAATGGAATTGCTCAACATGAAAGAAGAAATGGCAGAGCGTTACCTCAACGAAGGTTTCTCAGGTGGTGAGAAAAAACGTAATGAAATTCTTCAACTCTTGATGTTGGAACCAACTTTTGCCCTTTTGGATGAGATTGACTCAGGTCTTGATATTGACGCCCTTAAAGTTGTATCGAAAGGTGTGAATGCTATGCGTGGCGAGGGATTTGGTGCTATGATTATCACTCACTACCAACGTCTTTTGAACTACATCACGCCTGACGTGGTCCACGTGATGATGGAAGGTCGTGTGGTCCTTTCTGGTGGTCCAGAATTGGCTGCCCGTTTGGAACGTGAAGGATACGCAAAACTAGCTGAAGAACTTGGCTACGACTACAAGGAAGAATTGTAATTCCCTCGTATCTTTTAGGAGAAGTAAATGTCTAAAGAAACTATTAAACTTTTTTCAGAAATGCACGCTGAACCAAGCTGGTTGGCTGACCTCCGTCAAAAAGCTTTTGATAAGATTGAGAGTTTGGAATTACCAGTCATTGAGCGTGTCAAATTTCACCGCTGGAATCTGGGAGATGGAACCATCACAGAAAGTGAGCCTTCAGCAAATGTTCCAGACTTCACAGCTCTAGATAATCACTTGAAGTTGGTGCAAGTAGGAACGCAGACTGTTTTTGAACAAACTCCAGTTGAATTGGCTGAACAAGGAGTAATCTTTACAGACTTTCACTCAGCTTTAGAAGAAATTCCAGAACTTATCGAGGAATTCTTCATGTCATCTGTTAAGTATGACGATGACAAGTTGGCAGCCTACCATACAGCTTACTTTAACAGTGGTGCTGTCCTCTACATTCCTGATAATGTTGAGATTACAGAGCCAATCGAAGGAATTTTCTACCAAGACAGTGATAGCGATGTGCCATTTAACAAGCATATTATGATTATCGCTGGTAAAAATTCTAAGATTAGTTATCTTGAACGTCTAGAGTCACGAGGTGAAGGTAGTGCGAAGGCAACTGCTAATATCACGGTCGAAGTGATTGCTCGTTCTGGTGCGCAAGTGAAGTTTGCTGCTATTGACCGTCTAGGTGAAAACGTCACTGCCTATATTAGCCGTCGTGGTAAATTAGGCAACGATGCAAGTATTGACTGGGCAATCGGTGTCATGAACGAAGGAAACGTCGTTGCTGACTTTGATAGCGACTTGATTGGTAACGGTAGCCATGCAGATCTCAAGGTTGTAGCTCTTTCAAGTGGCCGTCAGGTTCAAGGGATTGACACTCGAGTGACTAACTATGGTTGTAATTCAATCGGAAATATCCTCCAACATGGGGTTATCCTTGAAAAAGCAACATTGACCTTCAATGGTATCGGCCACATTATCAAGGGGGCTAAGGGAGCAGATGCTCAACAAGAAAGCCGTGTTCTCATGCTTTCAGACCAAGCACGTTCAGATGCCAACCCAATTCTTTTGATTGATGAAAATGACGTAACTGCAGGTCACGCGGCCTCTATCGGTCAGGTGGATCCAGAAGATATGTACTACCTCATGAGCCGTGGCTTGGATAAGGCGACTGCTGAGCGTTTGGTTGTTCGTGGTTTCCTTGGTTCCGTTATCGTTGAGATTCCAGTCAAAGAAGTTCGTGATGAAATGATTGCAACCATCGAAGAAAAATTGTCAAGACGCTAAGGGGAAGCCTATGTTAGATGTAGAAGCGATTCGCAAGGATTTTCCAATTTTAGACCAGATTGTCAACGATGAACCTCTGGTCTATCTGGACAATGCTGCGACGACACAAAAACCACTAGCAGTTCTGGAAACAATCAACCGCTACTATGAGCAGGACAATGCCAATGTTCACCGTGGGGTTCATACCTTGGCGGAGCGGGCGACAGCTTCTTATGAAGCTGCTCGTGAAACCATTCGTAAGTTTATCAATGCAAGTTCTACAAAGGAAGTTCTCTTTACCAGAGGAACGACAACCAGCCTTAACTGGGTGGCACGCTTCGCGGAGGAAATCCTGACTGAGGGAGACCAGGTCTTGATTTCTGTCATGGAACACCATTCCAATATCATTCCATGGCAGGAAGCTTGTCGCAAGACTGGGGCAGAGCTTGTCTATGTTTATCTCAAGGACGAAGCTCTGGATATGGATGACTTGCGCGCTAAATTGACGGACAAGGTCAAGTTTGTTTCGCTAGCTCATGCCTCTAATGTCCTTGGTGTGGTTAATCCTATCAAAGAAATCACTCAATTAGCCCACCAAGTTGGGGCTATCATGGTGGTGGATGGTGCTCAGTCTACGCCACATATGAAGATTGATGTCCAGGACTTGGATGTGGACTTCTTTGCCTTTTCAGGTCACAAGATGGCTGGTCCTACAGGCATCGGTGTGCTTTACGGTAAAGAAAAGTATCTGGAACAAATGTCTCCAGTTGAATTTGGTGGTGAGATGATTGATTTCGTCTATGAGCAATCTGCTAGTTGGAAGGAATTGCCTTGGAAATTTGAGGCTGGAACGCCAAATATGGCAGGTGCTATTGGACTTGCTGCAGCAGTGGATTATCTGGAAAAGATTGGCATGGACGCCATTGAAGCTCATGAACAAGAACTGATTGCATACGTCTATCCAAAATTACAGGCCATTGAAGGTTTGACCATTTATGGTTCGCAGGACTTGGCTCAACGTTCGGGTGTCATTGCTTTTAACTTAGGGGATCTTCATCCCCACGATCTTGCGACGGCTCTGGATTATGAAGGAGTGGCTGTTCGTGCTGGTCACCATTGCGCCCAACCCTTGCTTCAGTATTTGGAAGTCCCAGCAACAGCTCGTGCAAGTTTTTATATCTACAATACCAAGGCAGATTGTGACAAGCTAGTCGATGCCCTACAAAAGACAAAGGAGTTTTTCAATGGCACTTTCTAAACTAGATAGCCTTTATATGGCAGTGGTGGCAGACCATTCGAAAAATCCACATCACCAAGGGAAGCTGGAAGATGCTGAGCAAATCAGCCTCAATAATCCAACCTGTGGGGATGTTATCAACCTCTCTGTCAAGTTTGATGCAGAGGACCGTTTGGAAGATATTGCTTTTCTAAATTCAGGATGCACGATTTCAACTGCTTCTGCTAGTATGATGACAGATGCTGTTTTGGGCAAGACCAAACAAGAAATTCTAGAACTTGCAACTATCTTTTCTGAAATGGTTCAAGGTCAAAAGGATGACCGTCAAGACCAACTCGGGGATGGTGCCTTCTTGTCAGGTGTTGCCAAATTCCCACAACGAATCAAGTGTGCAACCCTGGCTTGGAATGCCCTTAAGAAAACAATTGAAGATCAAGAAAAACAGTAAGACAAGTTTCTTTTGTCTTACGAATCAGTAGAAATGAAGAATGAAAGAAAGGATATTATGGCTGAAGAAAGAGTAGAACCAAAACCAATTGACCTTGGTGAATATAAATTTGGTTTCCATGACGATGTAGAGCCTGTCCTATCGACAGGAAAAGGACTCAACGAAGGTGTTATTCGTGAATTATCTGCTGCTAAGGGTGAACCTGAGTGGATGTTAGAATTCCGTTTGAAGTCTTATGAAACCTTCAAAAAAATGCCTATGCAAACCTGGGGAGCAGACTTGTCAGAGATTGACTTTGATGACTTGATCTACTACCAAAAACCTTCTGATAAACCTGCCCGTTCTTGGGATGAAGTTCCTGAGAAAATCAAAGAAACCTTTGAACGTATTGGGATTCCAGAAGCTGAGCGTGCTTATCTAGCAGGAGCTTCTGCCCAGTATGAGTCAGAAGTGGTTTACCATAACATGAAGGAAGAGTTCCAGAAATTGGGTATTATCTTTACAGATACGGATTCTGCCCTCAAGGAATACCCAGACTTGTTTAAACAATACTTTGCGAAGTTGGTACCACCGACTGATAACAAGTTGGCAGCCCTCAACTCTGCAGTATGGTCGGGTGGAACCTTTATCTACGTGCCAAAAGGTGTCAAGGTAGATATTCCACTTCAAACCTACTTCCGTATCAACAACGAAAATACAGGTCAGTTCGAACGTACCTTGATTATTGTTGATGAAGGAGCAAGCGTCCACTACGTAGAAGGCTGTACAGCGCCAACTTATTCAAGTAACAGCTTGCACGCTGCCATTGTAGAAATTTTCGCTTTGGACGGAGCTTATATGCGTTATACAACCATCCAAAACTGGTCTGATAATGTCTATAACTTGGTAACAAAACGTGCCAAAGCTTTGAAAGATGCGACTGTTGAGTGGATTGATGGTAACTTGGGTGCTAAAACAACCATGAAATACCCGTCTGTTTACCTTGATGGAGAAGGAGCGCGTGGAACCATGCTCTCTATCGCCTTTGCCAATGCAGGGCAACACCAAGATACGGGTGCCAAGATGATCCACAACGCTCCACATACAAGCTCGTCTATCGTGTCTAAATCCATTGCTAAAGGCGGAGGAAAGGTGGACTATCGTGGACAAGTAACCTTTAACAAGAACTCTAAGAAATCTGTTTCTCACATCGAGTGTGATACCATTATCATGGATGACTTATCAGCGTCAGATACCATTCCGTTTAATGAAATTCACAACTCGCAAGTTGCTTTGGAACACGAGGCCAAGGTATCTAAGATTTCAGAGGAACAACTCTACTACCTCATGAGTCGTGGTTTGTCAGAATCTGAAGCTACTGAGATGATCGTTATGGGATTTGTAGAGCCCTTCACTAAAGAACTTCCAATGGAATACGCAGTTGAGCTGAACCGCTTGATTAGCTATGAAATGGAAGGTTCAGTCGGATAAATCCAAAAAGGAGAAGCAAATGGGATTTTTAAAAAAATTATTCGGTAATGTTGAAAAAGCGAATAAAGGTGAAATTCCTGTCGAGGAAATTGTTCCACCTTTTACAATTGATTTAGCAGAAGAAGCAGATGATTATTGGCGACAAATGGAACAAAACCTCTTGATAAACGCTGTAAAAGCTGCTGGTGGTCCTGAGGCCGTGGAACGTGCTTTTGTTCTTACTAATATCAAGGAAAATCAAGAAACCTTTGAGCTCTTTTATCAGGTAAATGGTCAACTTCTTTCATGGAGAGAGATGGATGCGACTGTTGTTGATAAAATCAGCAATCAACTCCTTCCGCAAGCGGCAGAAGTAGCGCGTGCAGTAAATGAAAATTATGAAGAGGCAAATGTACCAGTATTCCAGTACGCTATGCTTCAGTTTGAAACTGCAACCATGGCTTGGTTTGGTCGGAAGCTGACAACAGCTTCTCCAGAAGCCCAATTGACTTTTGAAGAATTGGTATCAGGTTGGCGCGCTATTTTGGAACAAGAAGTTCCCAATCGTCCTTTAGATAGTGACCGTCCGTTCCCTTACTTTGAAGTTTAAAAAATCCCAAATCCCTAAAAAACTTTCAATGGAGTATACTGTTGAGCCTACTCGCTTGATCAGTAACAAATTGAAAGAATCAGTGGGTAAAAATGCAAATTCTGAACAGGAATCCTTTCTGTTCAGAATTTTTTTCAAAAAAGGACCTAATAAATATTCACAAAACTGCTTTTATATGGTAAAATAAAACAATTACATTTAGTGGAGATGAAGTATGAATATTTTTAGAACCAAGGATGTTAGTCTGAGACAGACAGAGATGCACCGCCATTTGAAGTTGTGGGATTTGATTCTTCTAGGGATTGGTGCCATGGTGGGGACAGGGATTTTCACCATTACAGGAACAGCAGCGGCTACCCTAGCTGGTCCCTCATTAGTGATTTCCATTGTGATTTCTGCTCTGTGTGTTTCTCTATCAGCCCTCTTTTTCGCAGAATTTGCCTCTCGTGTGCCTGCTACTGGTGGTGCTTATAGTTACCTCTATGCGATTTTAGGAGAATTGCCAGCCTGGATTGCTGGCTGGCTGACCATCATGGAATTCATGACGGCTGTTTCAGGTGTGGCGTCTGGCTGGGCAGCTTACTTTAAGGGATTGCTCAGTAATTATGGTATCTCCATGCCCCAAGCCTTGAATGGAACCTTTAACCCTGAACAAGGAACCTATATAGATCTTCTGCCTATTTTAGTACTTACCTTGGTAACGGGATTGGTTTTATTAAATTCTAAGGCAGCTTTGAGATTTAATTCGCTTTTAGTGGTCTTGAAATTCTCAGCTCTCGCCTTATTTATTCTAGTTGGTATTTGGTACATCAAGCCAGAAAATTGGACGAATTTTGCTCCATTTGGTTTTGGTCAACTATATGGTGGAAGTACTGGGATTATGGCGGGTGCATCTTTGATGTTCTTTGGTTTTCTAGGATTTGAGTCTATTTCCATGGCAGTTGATGAAATTCAAAGCCCGCAAAAAAATATTCCTCGCGGAATTGTGCTTTCTCTGACAATCGTCACCATTCTCTATGCCTTGGTAACCTTAGTATTGACAGGGATTGTTCACTACAGTAAGCTCAATGTGGACGATGCAGTAGCATTTTCATTACGGAGTATTGGTATCGGCTGGGCTGCAAATTATGTTTCGCTTGTAGCCATTCTAACCCTGATAACCGTATGTATCTCCATGACTTATGCTTTGTCTCGGATGATTTATAGCTTAGCACGTGATGGACTTTTACCTCAAAGTTTCAAACAATTAAGCAAGACTAGTCGCGTTCCTAAAAATGCGACCCTCTTAACAGGAGTTGCTTCAGCCATTGCTGCAGGAGTCTTTCCTCTAGCCAGTATTGCAGCCTTCTTAAATATCTGTACGCTAGCTTATCTCATTTTGCTAGCCTACGGAATAATAAAACTCAGAAAGGATAAGGGTATGCCAAAAGAGGGAGAGTTTAAAACTCCTTTGGTACCACTTTTGCCAATCCTTTCCATCCTTATCTGTGTTTCCTTTATGCTTCAATATAGTCTAGATACCTGGATCGCCTTTGGCATTGCTCTTCTAGTTGGTCTAGTCATTTACTTTACTTACGGGTTCCGCCATTCAACCCTCGCAGAAGAAGAATAAAAGCTGGGAATTCCCAGCTTTTTTAATCTTTCACATAAGTAAATCCTTCACCCAGAATTTCATGAGCCTCAGTGATGGTGATAAAGGCTTGAGGATCAATTTTGTGAATCATATCTTTCATTTTAACGATTTCGTTTCGACCGACGATACAGTAGATAATTTTTAAATCCTTTTTGCTGTAGTAGCCTTGACCAGATATAAAGGTAACGCCACGTCCGAGTTCATCGTTAATCTCTTTGGCCAATTGATCAGGATATTGGGTAATAATCATAAATCCTTTACCAGCATAACCTCCTTCGCCGATCAAGTCGATAACACGAGCGATGATAAAGTCAAATAAGAGGGTATAGGTAACTAGACGAAGGTCCTGGAAGATAATCAAAATCAACATTAGGATAAAAAAGTCAATCCCAAAAAGCAATTTACCAATCGAAATATTGGTGTATTTGTTGAGGATACGGGCAACGATATCAGAGCCACCAGTGGTTCCACCAGCATTAAAGATAATTCCTAAACCAACCCCCAGTAAGACTCCTGAGACTAAAGCGACAATGATGAGATCCCCTTGCAAGTCGATGTGCAAAGGAATGCGCTCAAAAATTGCTAGCCAAACGGAAAGTGAAATAGATCCTAAAAGACTGGAGTAGAGGGTCTTAGGTCCAAATATCTTCCAAGCCAGGATAAATAAAGGGATATTGATTAAGAGGTTCATCAATGAGACAGGGATTTTAAAAAGATAGTAGGTAATCAAGGTAATACCTGTCGCCCCTCCCTCAAATAAATGATAAGGAACAACAAAGTAGGTAAGACCGAAGGCATAGATAGCAGCTCCAAAAATAATAGTGATAATCGGTTGAAGTTTTCGAATCATGGCTGTTCCTCACTTTTCTATAGATAGATTATACCAAAAATTCAGTTCTTTTCATCGGATCACTTATGATTTTTTATCATTTTTTTGATATAATAAAGGAGAAAATCCCAATCCTATCGAGAAGAATAGAAAGATTGAATTATGACACAAGTAAAAATTGTAACGGACTCTTCTGTTACTATCGAACCAGAAGTAGTTAAAGAATTAAATATCACTGTTGTCCCTCTATCAGTTATGATTGATAGTGTGCTTTATTCGGATGCAGATTTGAAAGAGGGAGAATTCCTTCATCTTATGCAACAAAGTAAGAATCTGCCTAAAACAAGCCAGCCACCTGTAGGAGTGTTTGCTGAGGTCTTTGAAGAACTAGGTAAAGATGGCAGTCAAATTATCGCCATTCACATGTCCCATGCCTTGTCTGGAACTGTAGAAGCTGCTCGCCAAGGGGCAAGCCTCTCAACTGCTGATGTAACGGTTATTGATAGTTCTTTTACAGATCAAGCAATGAAGTTCCAAGTTGTTGAAGCCGCAAAACTTGCTAAAGAAGGTAAAGATTTAGAAACGATCTTAGCTCATGTAGAGGACGTCAAAAATCATACAGAACTCTATATCGGTGTTTCGACGCTAGAAAACTTAGTTAAGGGTGGTCGTATTGGACGTGTGACAGGATTACTAAGCTCACTCTTGAATATTCGTGTAGTAATGCAGATGAAAAACCACGAACTCCAACCAATCGTCAAAGGACGTGGAGCGAAAACTTTCAAAAAGTGGCTTGAGGAATTAACCGAGACTCTTTCCAAAAAATCAGTTGCTGAGATTGGAATTTCCTACGCTGGAACGAACGAATGGGCGAATGAGATGAAGGCATTATTACAACCTTATGTTGAGAAGCCAATATCTGTATTGGAAACTGGCTCTATTATTCAAACTCATACTGGAGAGAATGCTTGGGCGATTCTAATTCGCTACAATTCCTAAAAAAATAGAGAAAAAATGGTCAAAATAGTGTTTTTGACTTGACCTATAGTCGATTTTAGGATATGATTATATTTGTTAATTAGAAATTATTTGGAGGATTTGTTAACATGGCAAACAAACAAGATTTGATCGCTAAAGTAGCAGAAGCTACAGAATTGACTAAGAAAGATTCAGCAGCAGCAGTTGACGCTGTATTTGCAGCAGTAACTGAATACCTTGCAGCTGGAGAAAAAGTTCAATTGATCGGTTTCGGTAACTTTGAAGTTCGTGAGCGTGCTGCACGTAAAGGTCGCAACCCACAAACTGGTAAAGAAATCAAAATCGCAGCTTCTAAAGTTCCAGCATTCAAAGCTGGTAAAGCTCTTAAAGACGCTGTTAAATAATGAATTTAAAAAAGCCTATTGTATCAAGCTTCATTGCTTGGTCGATAGGCTTTTTTTGTTGTTTTGGGGTATTTTTGGGGCAAAAAAAAGAAAAAGGTTCTCACGTATGAGAACCTTCTTTTCATTAGTTTTTAGAAGCTGCTTGGAATTCAGGGTTTTTCCATGCTTCATCAATGATAGCTTGCAATTCTTTAGCTGATGCTTGCATTTTTTGAGTTTCAGCATCATTCAATGGGATGTTTACTGGACGAACGATACCGTGCGCACCAACAACAGCTGGTTGACCGATAAAGACGTTTTTAACACCGTATTGACCTTCTTGGAAGACTGAAAGTGGAAGTACTGCATTTTCGTCATCAAGGATTGCTTTTGTGATACGAGCAAGTGCTACAGCGATACCGTAGTATGTAGCTCCTTTTTTGTTGATGATTGTGTAGGCAGCGTCACGAACTCCTTCGAACAATTCAATCAATTCAGATTCTTGAACGTTTTGAGTGTCTTTAAGGAATTCTTCAAGGTTTACACCAGCGATGTTAGCGTGTGACCAAACCGCAAATTCAGAATCTCCGTGTTCACCCATGATGTAGGCGTGAACTGAACGAGCATCAACATCCAATTTTTCAGCAAGTGCTTGACGGAAACGTGCTGAGTCAAGTGAAGTACCTGAACCGATAACACGTTCTTTAGGGAATCCAGAGAATTTCCAAGTTGAGTAAGTCAAAACGTCAACTGGGTTAGCTGCAACAAGGAAGATACCATCAAAACCTGATTCAACAACTTGTGTTACGATTGATTTGTTGATAGCCAAGTTTTTACCTACAAGGTCAAGACGAGTTTCACCTGGTTTTTGAGGAGCACCTGCAGTGATAACAACAAGGTCAGCGTCTGCACAGTCAGCGTATTGTGCAGCGTAGATTTTTTTAGGTGAAGTGAAGGCAAGGGCGTGGCTAAGATCAAGCGCATCACCTACAGCTTTTTCGTGTAATTGAGGAATTTCGATAATTCCAAGCTCTTGTGCAATTCCTTGGTTAACAAGTGCGAAAGCGTAAGATGAACCTACGGCACCGTCACCAACAAGGATCACTTTTTTGTGTTGTTTAGTTGAAGTCATTATCTAAACATCTCCTTCATTTTTTTTAGGGGAATCCCCAGACACTTTCATTCTATCACTTTTAAAAAGCTTTGTCACGAATATTCTATTCGGTTATCGATGTAAACGTTTTAGCGATTTCCAAAGGCTGAAATGAAGGACAAATTATGGTATAATATATCTAATTACTAATAGTGAAATGAGGCATTTATGAATGCAGGATAGAAATTTAGTGAATGTCAATCTGACAAAGGAGATGAAGACCAGCTTTATCGACTACGCCATGAGCGTTATCGTCGCGCGGGCCCTTCCTGATGTTCGAGATGGCTTAAAACCTGTTCACCGTCGTATTCTTTACGGAATGAATGAACTAGGTGTTACACCAGACAAACCTCATAAAAAATCAGCCCGTATTACAGGGG
This Streptococcus oralis DNA region includes the following protein-coding sequences:
- a CDS encoding DegV family protein translates to MTQVKIVTDSSVTIEPEVVKELNITVVPLSVMIDSVLYSDADLKEGEFLHLMQQSKNLPKTSQPPVGVFAEVFEELGKDGSQIIAIHMSHALSGTVEAARQGASLSTADVTVIDSSFTDQAMKFQVVEAAKLAKEGKDLETILAHVEDVKNHTELYIGVSTLENLVKGGRIGRVTGLLSSLLNIRVVMQMKNHELQPIVKGRGAKTFKKWLEELTETLSKKSVAEIGISYAGTNEWANEMKALLQPYVEKPISVLETGSIIQTHTGENAWAILIRYNS
- a CDS encoding YitT family protein, which codes for MIRKLQPIITIIFGAAIYAFGLTYFVVPYHLFEGGATGITLITYYLFKIPVSLMNLLINIPLFILAWKIFGPKTLYSSLLGSISLSVWLAIFERIPLHIDLQGDLIIVALVSGVLLGVGLGIIFNAGGTTGGSDIVARILNKYTNISIGKLLFGIDFFILMLILIIFQDLRLVTYTLLFDFIIARVIDLIGEGGYAGKGFMIITQYPDQLAKEINDELGRGVTFISGQGYYSKKDLKIIYCIVGRNEIVKMKDMIHKIDPQAFITITEAHEILGEGFTYVKD
- a CDS encoding HU family DNA-binding protein; this encodes MANKQDLIAKVAEATELTKKDSAAAVDAVFAAVTEYLAAGEKVQLIGFGNFEVRERAARKGRNPQTGKEIKIAASKVPAFKAGKALKDAVK
- a CDS encoding L-lactate dehydrogenase, yielding MTSTKQHKKVILVGDGAVGSSYAFALVNQGIAQELGIIEIPQLHEKAVGDALDLSHALAFTSPKKIYAAQYADCADADLVVITAGAPQKPGETRLDLVGKNLAINKSIVTQVVESGFDGIFLVAANPVDVLTYSTWKFSGFPKERVIGSGTSLDSARFRQALAEKLDVDARSVHAYIMGEHGDSEFAVWSHANIAGVNLEEFLKDTQNVQESELIELFEGVRDAAYTIINKKGATYYGIAVALARITKAILDDENAVLPLSVFQEGQYGVKNVFIGQPAVVGAHGIVRPVNIPLNDAETQKMQASAKELQAIIDEAWKNPEFQAASKN